The following proteins are encoded in a genomic region of Streptomyces lunaelactis:
- a CDS encoding MmcQ/YjbR family DNA-binding protein produces MAAPPKHALAKWEKVRSFALGLPGAGEEFPWGETVVKVNKKIFVFLGVDDGSYPLGVGVKLKDEAMHAHALSCPGAEPSGYGLGKAGWVQIPLAQKGAPSAEVLCDWVEESYRTIATKKLIAELEAR; encoded by the coding sequence ATGGCGGCACCACCGAAGCACGCGCTGGCGAAATGGGAGAAGGTGCGGTCCTTTGCCCTTGGACTGCCCGGTGCCGGTGAGGAATTCCCGTGGGGCGAGACCGTCGTCAAGGTCAACAAGAAGATCTTTGTCTTTCTGGGAGTGGACGACGGCAGCTATCCGCTGGGTGTCGGTGTCAAGCTCAAGGACGAGGCGATGCACGCGCATGCCCTGTCGTGCCCGGGCGCCGAGCCGTCCGGCTACGGACTGGGGAAGGCGGGCTGGGTGCAGATCCCCCTCGCCCAGAAGGGCGCGCCGTCGGCGGAGGTGCTCTGTGACTGGGTGGAGGAGAGCTACCGCACCATTGCCACGAAGAAGCTGATCGCGGAGCTCGAGGCCCGCTGA
- a CDS encoding T4 RnlA family RNA ligase, with amino-acid sequence MSQAYLTLQELLPPQDLTAALDAGHVTRKSHPELPLSIYTYSRICQWERIWNPVTTRCRGLVADDATGEIVALPLPKFFNVGEHEACQPYAPALPDEPFEVYDKVDGSLAVVFHYAGRWRVASKGSFISTQATWAQCRLDAKDTSALTPGVTYLAEILYPQNRIVVDYGDRRDLVLLAAFAKDGSEVPLDEAAADWKEIGSVVTVWPAMPLAELLALTESNTMPGGRTATGTDAEGFVLRFASGVRAKAKLSEYVRLHKVLTGVTERDIWRSHGIQRFAGLPAKKAAQALGCPVADIEVSGGRPLDALLEQVPDEFDAWVREVIARIERDAANRERAIDEAFESIAHLGGDRGAFARAAQALPDASIRSTMFLRLDGRPTELVTYRSLRPEAADPFTTDEEN; translated from the coding sequence ATGAGCCAGGCGTACCTGACTCTTCAGGAGCTGCTGCCGCCGCAGGACTTGACGGCCGCACTCGATGCCGGGCATGTCACGCGCAAGTCGCACCCTGAGCTGCCGCTGTCGATCTACACCTACAGCCGGATCTGCCAGTGGGAGCGGATCTGGAACCCGGTGACCACGCGCTGCCGTGGCCTCGTCGCCGACGACGCCACAGGCGAGATCGTCGCTTTGCCCCTGCCGAAGTTCTTCAACGTCGGCGAGCACGAGGCCTGTCAGCCGTACGCGCCCGCCCTGCCGGACGAGCCGTTCGAGGTGTACGACAAGGTCGACGGCAGCCTCGCAGTGGTCTTCCACTACGCGGGCCGGTGGCGGGTCGCCTCCAAGGGATCGTTCATCAGCACGCAGGCGACCTGGGCGCAGTGCCGGCTCGACGCCAAGGACACCTCGGCTCTGACCCCTGGCGTCACCTACCTCGCGGAGATCCTGTACCCGCAGAACCGGATCGTCGTCGACTACGGCGACCGCCGGGACCTGGTGCTTCTCGCCGCGTTCGCCAAGGACGGCTCGGAGGTGCCCCTCGACGAGGCCGCGGCCGACTGGAAGGAGATCGGCTCGGTGGTCACCGTGTGGCCCGCCATGCCGCTCGCCGAACTGCTCGCGCTGACCGAGTCGAACACGATGCCCGGCGGGCGGACCGCCACGGGCACCGACGCCGAGGGCTTCGTCCTGCGCTTCGCGTCCGGTGTACGGGCCAAGGCCAAGCTCTCCGAGTACGTACGGCTCCACAAGGTGCTGACCGGCGTCACCGAGCGGGACATCTGGCGCAGCCACGGCATCCAGCGCTTCGCCGGTCTGCCTGCCAAAAAGGCGGCCCAGGCGCTCGGTTGCCCGGTCGCGGACATCGAGGTGTCGGGCGGCAGGCCCCTCGACGCGCTGCTGGAGCAGGTGCCGGACGAGTTCGACGCGTGGGTGCGCGAGGTGATCGCGCGTATCGAGCGCGACGCCGCGAACCGCGAGCGCGCCATCGACGAGGCCTTCGAGTCGATCGCGCACCTCGGCGGCGACCGGGGCGCCTTCGCCCGCGCCGCCCAGGCGCTGCCGGACGCGAGCATCCGCTCCACCATGTTCCTGCGCCTCGACGGGCGCCCGACCGAGCTCGTCACGTACCGGTCCTTGCGGCCGGAGGCAGCCGACCCGTTCACGACCGATGAGGAGAACTGA
- a CDS encoding phosphatase domain-containing protein produces the protein MPVVHVMTGLPASGKTTAARKLQEESEGRMRRVNLDDLRAMLDVPAPERGRSYAHEQTVLAIQDAAVRAAVDGGFDVVVDNTHLTPHIPKRLKAAVAGLATFLVHDFTDVPLEECIRRDADRPRAVGEEIIRILADKHAKSTRGGWRLTADWLNDEPAVEPYVLDPGLPSAVMCDIDGTLAIRGARAPYDFTRCGEDLLNVSVRRALASFQRADSDVIVLLSGRGEEHRPQTEAWLERHEVPYDELWMRAARDGRRDDVVKAELFDAHVRHRYAVRVSLDDRDRVVAIWRRMGLPTWQVNYGNF, from the coding sequence GTGCCCGTAGTACACGTCATGACGGGGCTGCCCGCCTCGGGCAAGACGACTGCCGCCCGGAAGCTGCAGGAGGAGTCCGAGGGCCGGATGCGCCGGGTCAACCTCGATGACCTGCGGGCCATGCTCGACGTCCCCGCGCCCGAGCGGGGCCGGTCGTACGCGCACGAGCAGACCGTGTTGGCGATCCAGGATGCTGCCGTACGGGCGGCTGTCGACGGTGGTTTCGACGTGGTCGTCGACAACACGCACCTGACGCCCCACATCCCCAAGCGGCTGAAGGCCGCGGTGGCCGGCCTGGCCACGTTCCTCGTGCACGACTTCACCGACGTACCCCTCGAGGAGTGCATCCGCCGGGACGCCGACCGACCCAGGGCAGTGGGCGAGGAGATCATCCGCATCCTGGCCGACAAGCATGCGAAGTCCACCCGGGGCGGCTGGCGCCTCACCGCCGACTGGCTGAACGATGAGCCCGCCGTCGAGCCGTACGTCCTCGACCCGGGGTTGCCGTCGGCGGTGATGTGCGACATCGACGGCACCCTCGCCATCAGGGGCGCCCGTGCGCCCTACGACTTCACCCGCTGCGGTGAGGACCTGCTCAACGTCTCGGTGCGCCGGGCCCTGGCCTCCTTCCAGCGCGCCGACAGCGACGTGATCGTGCTCCTGTCCGGGCGTGGCGAGGAGCACCGCCCGCAGACGGAGGCGTGGCTGGAGCGCCACGAGGTGCCCTACGACGAGCTGTGGATGCGTGCCGCGCGTGACGGCCGCCGCGACGATGTCGTGAAGGCCGAACTGTTCGATGCGCACGTACGTCACCGCTACGCGGTCCGGGTCTCGCTGGACGACCGCGACCGCGTGGTCGCCATCTGGCGCCGCATGGGCCTGCCCACCTGGCAAGTCAACTACGGCAACTTCTAG
- a CDS encoding sulfatase, which yields MGHQEAAASGDPDQAVAGSGWRDKHPAAARTVARVSTALAVGLVLFALLLPNELTRITPSAFVRIPVEGISGAAVLLVLPPRARRVVAVLAGAGLGLLTILKLLDIGFYWSLDRPFDLVLDWILFDDAEAFLRDSVGQAGAIGAVIGIVVLVLALLVLMALAVVRLSRLMVRHSATATRTTLVLGTVWIACVALGVQIAGTPVASRSTATLVQDRAHQVRASLKDEREFAKLTAVDDFRDTPADQLLTGLRGKDVIFAFVESYGRSAVQDPQMASQVGAVLADGTSRLRAAGFSSRSGFLTSPTAGGGSWLAHSTLMSGLWINNQQRYTSVTSSDRLTLTGAFQRASAWRTVGIMPGVTRAWPEGQIYGFDEIYDSRQLGYNGPKFSWAPVPDQYSLSAFERLENSKPGREPLMSEIILVSSHNPWAPIPKMIGWDEVGDGSVYDAMSEEGKDPKEVWKDADQVRTEYRRSIEYSVNSLISWVEKYGDDNTVLVFLGDHQPAPIVTGDDAGRDVPIAIVAHDPAVMERISGWGWHEGLKPGPKAPVWRMDTFRDRFLTAYGPRPGPAPSPSAR from the coding sequence ATGGGCCATCAGGAAGCCGCCGCCAGCGGCGATCCCGACCAGGCCGTCGCAGGCAGCGGCTGGCGGGACAAGCACCCCGCCGCGGCGCGGACCGTGGCGCGGGTGAGCACCGCCCTGGCCGTCGGCCTTGTGCTCTTCGCCCTCCTCCTGCCGAACGAACTCACCCGCATCACACCCAGCGCGTTCGTGCGCATCCCCGTGGAGGGGATATCCGGCGCCGCCGTGCTGCTCGTCCTTCCGCCCAGGGCGAGGCGGGTGGTTGCGGTGCTCGCCGGGGCGGGCCTCGGCCTGCTGACCATCCTCAAGCTCCTCGACATAGGCTTCTACTGGTCTCTCGACCGGCCGTTCGACCTGGTGCTCGACTGGATTCTGTTCGACGACGCCGAGGCGTTCCTCAGGGACTCGGTCGGCCAGGCCGGCGCGATCGGTGCCGTGATCGGGATCGTGGTCCTCGTCCTCGCCCTGCTCGTCCTCATGGCGCTGGCGGTCGTCCGGCTGAGCCGCCTCATGGTCCGGCACAGCGCCACGGCGACCCGTACCACCCTGGTACTCGGGACCGTCTGGATCGCCTGCGTGGCGCTCGGCGTGCAGATCGCCGGCACACCGGTCGCTTCCCGGAGCACGGCCACGCTCGTCCAGGACCGCGCGCACCAGGTGCGTGCGAGCCTGAAGGACGAGCGGGAGTTCGCCAAGTTGACCGCCGTCGACGACTTCCGCGACACCCCCGCCGACCAGCTGCTGACCGGGCTGCGCGGCAAGGACGTCATCTTCGCCTTCGTCGAGAGCTATGGCCGCAGCGCGGTCCAGGACCCGCAGATGGCGTCGCAGGTCGGCGCGGTGCTCGCGGACGGGACGAGCCGACTGCGCGCGGCCGGGTTCTCCTCCCGGAGCGGCTTCCTCACCTCCCCCACGGCGGGCGGCGGCAGCTGGCTGGCCCACTCCACCTTGATGTCGGGTCTGTGGATCAACAACCAGCAGCGCTACACGAGCGTCACCTCGAGCGACCGCCTGACCCTCACCGGCGCCTTCCAGCGCGCCAGTGCCTGGCGGACGGTCGGCATCATGCCGGGCGTTACCAGGGCATGGCCGGAGGGGCAGATCTACGGGTTCGACGAAATCTACGACTCCCGGCAACTCGGGTACAACGGCCCGAAGTTCAGCTGGGCGCCCGTACCCGACCAGTACAGCCTGTCGGCCTTCGAACGCCTGGAGAACAGCAAGCCGGGCCGCGAACCGTTGATGTCGGAGATCATCCTCGTCTCCAGCCACAACCCTTGGGCACCCATCCCCAAGATGATCGGCTGGGACGAGGTCGGTGACGGCTCGGTCTACGACGCCATGAGCGAGGAGGGCAAGGACCCCAAGGAGGTGTGGAAGGACGCCGACCAAGTGCGCACCGAGTACCGGCGTTCCATCGAGTACTCGGTGAACAGCCTCATCTCCTGGGTGGAGAAGTACGGCGACGACAACACCGTGCTCGTCTTTCTCGGCGACCATCAGCCGGCCCCGATCGTCACCGGCGACGATGCCGGCCGGGACGTCCCCATCGCGATCGTCGCCCACGACCCGGCCGTGATGGAGCGGATCTCCGGCTGGGGCTGGCACGAGGGCCTCAAGCCCGGCCCGAAGGCCCCGGTCTGGCGGATGGACACCTTCCGCGACCGCTTCCTGACCGCGTACGGCCCGCGGCCCGGACCCGCCCCCTCCCCGTCGGCCCGATAG
- a CDS encoding NAD-dependent epimerase/dehydratase family protein, which produces MNDSPNHVVFGAGAIGLATVEALRRRGESVRLVNRSGSAPVPEDVDVVGGDAKDPAFTTAVARGARVVYQILNPPYHQWVQQFPGLQAGVLAAAEATGARLVSMENVYMYGRPGGRPFTETSPNAATTRKGRLRGGMADHLLAAHRAGRVEVAIGRASDYFGPRGGGQTVLGDRVFRPALRGATAGVIGDPDQPHTYTYIPDIGEGLALLGEHPDAGGEIWHLPNDPRTHTTRQLVDMVYHLAGHSRTRLRSVPTLALRALGIFNPTVRELIEMRYEFEEPFIVDSGKITDRLGATATPLEEALEQTLADYRARARNS; this is translated from the coding sequence ATGAACGACAGCCCGAACCATGTCGTCTTCGGAGCCGGAGCCATCGGCCTCGCCACCGTGGAGGCACTGAGGCGCCGCGGCGAAAGCGTCCGGCTGGTGAATCGGTCCGGCTCCGCTCCGGTCCCCGAGGACGTCGACGTCGTCGGAGGCGACGCCAAGGATCCCGCGTTCACCACCGCGGTCGCGCGGGGAGCCCGGGTCGTCTACCAGATCCTCAACCCGCCCTACCACCAATGGGTTCAGCAGTTTCCCGGCCTCCAGGCGGGCGTACTGGCCGCGGCCGAAGCCACCGGGGCGCGGCTGGTGAGCATGGAGAACGTCTATATGTACGGGCGCCCCGGCGGCCGGCCCTTCACCGAGACCAGTCCGAACGCGGCCACCACACGCAAGGGCCGTCTGCGGGGCGGGATGGCAGACCACCTACTGGCCGCCCATCGGGCGGGCCGCGTCGAGGTCGCGATCGGCCGCGCGTCGGACTACTTCGGGCCTCGCGGAGGAGGCCAGACCGTCCTCGGTGACCGCGTCTTCCGGCCCGCGCTGCGTGGGGCGACGGCCGGCGTTATCGGCGATCCCGACCAGCCGCATACGTACACCTACATCCCCGACATCGGCGAGGGCCTCGCACTCCTCGGCGAGCACCCGGATGCCGGCGGCGAGATCTGGCACCTGCCCAACGATCCCCGCACCCACACCACACGCCAACTCGTCGACATGGTCTACCACTTGGCCGGCCACTCGCGTACGAGACTGCGCAGCGTCCCCACCCTCGCCCTGCGCGCCCTCGGGATCTTCAACCCCACGGTTCGAGAACTGATAGAGATGCGATACGAGTTCGAGGAGCCGTTCATCGTCGACAGCGGCAAGATCACCGACCGCCTGGGTGCCACGGCCACCCCACTCGAAGAGGCCCTGGAGCAGACCCTCGCCGACTACCGAGCGCGGGCCCGGAACTCCTGA
- a CDS encoding helix-turn-helix transcriptional regulator: MDRLELAAFLRSRRERITPADVGLPAGPRRRTPGLRREEAAQLAYISTEYYTRLEQARGPRPSREVLAGLARALRLSDAERNHLHHLAGAPPGPSAGPSREVRQSIIDLLHRLPQAAAIVMSATYEVIAWNDLAAALMEDFSALSRRDRNLVRRVFLGPHPEGRPLYGQSDTDAFARTSAQHLRATAARYPDDPEVGGLVDELLAGSEEFARLWASHNVTAEPTLYKTLQHPLVGPVTVNCDVLDIADRDQRVVIYTADPGSPSEEALRLLSVIGTQRMDVPG; encoded by the coding sequence GTGGACAGACTAGAACTGGCGGCATTCCTACGCAGCAGGCGCGAGCGGATCACCCCCGCCGACGTGGGGCTGCCCGCCGGGCCGCGCCGACGCACCCCAGGGCTGCGCCGCGAGGAGGCGGCACAGCTGGCGTACATCTCGACCGAGTACTACACGCGACTGGAGCAGGCCCGCGGACCGCGCCCCTCCCGCGAGGTGCTGGCCGGACTCGCCCGCGCCCTGCGCCTGTCGGACGCCGAGCGCAACCACCTCCACCACCTCGCCGGCGCTCCCCCGGGCCCGTCGGCCGGGCCCTCGCGCGAGGTGCGGCAGAGCATCATCGACCTGCTGCACCGGCTGCCGCAGGCCGCGGCGATCGTGATGTCCGCGACGTACGAGGTCATTGCCTGGAACGACCTGGCGGCCGCTCTCATGGAGGACTTCTCCGCCCTGTCGCGCCGCGACCGCAACCTGGTCCGCCGCGTCTTCCTCGGGCCGCACCCGGAGGGGCGACCGCTGTACGGCCAGTCGGACACGGACGCGTTCGCCCGGACCTCGGCCCAGCACCTGCGGGCCACCGCCGCCCGCTACCCCGACGACCCCGAGGTGGGCGGGCTGGTGGACGAGCTCCTCGCCGGCAGCGAAGAGTTCGCCCGGCTGTGGGCCTCCCACAACGTGACCGCCGAACCCACTCTGTACAAGACCCTCCAGCACCCCCTTGTCGGCCCCGTCACCGTCAATTGCGACGTGCTGGACATTGCCGACCGGGACCAGCGGGTCGTCATCTACACCGCCGACCCAGGATCGCCGTCCGAGGAGGCGCTGCGGCTGCTGTCGGTCATCGGCACGCAGCGTATGGATGTGCCCGGCTGA
- a CDS encoding SDR family NAD(P)-dependent oxidoreductase, with protein sequence MDNTPTTDTSTPSAPTAAASGLLTDKVVFITGAGRGIGAAAARLFAREGARVLLAARTEAQLKAVTEEIRAAGGTADHVVCDLADAAGVRAAVDRAVDLYGRLDAAFNNAATNVPPGPLDQVQEADFDHLYAVNLKGPWLAMAAEVAAIRATAGTGAIVNNSSVGSLMGNPELPAYGAMKRAVNSLTESAAVTYGPEGIRVNAIAPGTTLTEMVRAWNESSPGIVERLNAHTPLRRAADPDEIAQAAAWLLSDRSSYVTGTVLRVDGGMRA encoded by the coding sequence ATGGACAACACACCGACCACCGACACATCCACCCCCTCCGCACCGACCGCCGCAGCCTCCGGCCTGCTGACCGACAAGGTCGTCTTCATCACCGGCGCCGGGCGCGGCATCGGTGCCGCCGCGGCCCGGCTGTTCGCCCGGGAAGGCGCCCGGGTGCTGCTCGCGGCCCGTACGGAGGCCCAGCTCAAGGCGGTGACCGAGGAGATCCGGGCGGCGGGCGGCACCGCGGACCACGTGGTGTGCGACCTGGCCGACGCGGCCGGCGTCCGCGCCGCCGTCGACCGCGCCGTGGACCTGTACGGCCGGCTCGACGCCGCCTTCAACAACGCTGCGACGAATGTGCCGCCGGGCCCGCTGGACCAGGTGCAGGAGGCTGACTTCGACCACCTCTACGCCGTCAACCTCAAGGGTCCCTGGCTGGCCATGGCCGCCGAGGTCGCAGCCATCCGCGCCACGGCCGGGACCGGCGCCATCGTCAACAACTCCAGCGTCGGCAGCCTGATGGGCAACCCCGAACTGCCCGCGTACGGCGCCATGAAGCGGGCGGTCAACAGCCTCACCGAATCGGCCGCCGTCACCTACGGCCCGGAGGGCATCCGCGTCAACGCCATCGCGCCCGGCACCACGCTCACCGAGATGGTGCGCGCATGGAACGAAAGCTCCCCGGGCATCGTCGAGCGGCTCAACGCACACACCCCGCTGCGCCGCGCAGCCGACCCGGACGAGATCGCCCAGGCCGCCGCCTGGCTCCTCAGTGACCGCTCCTCCTACGTGACCGGCACGGTGCTGAGGGTCGACGGCGGCATGCGGGCCTGA
- a CDS encoding GNAT family N-acetyltransferase produces MPSLVAPAMSAGHLAESDQPTLPVGGDVLLRPWLLTDAAALMQAFQDPAIQRWHVRRADSVDEAREWIEGWQSSWQDETGGHWKLVDAESETLLGRVALKSLILADGKAELAYWMVPSARGGGLCPRAVMALTHWALGKGGFHRIELEHSTANRASCRVAVKAGFEEEGVRRGAWLHADGWHDVHLHARIRQD; encoded by the coding sequence ATGCCTTCCTTGGTCGCTCCTGCGATGTCCGCTGGTCATCTTGCCGAATCCGACCAGCCCACTTTGCCGGTCGGAGGTGATGTGTTGCTACGTCCTTGGCTGCTCACAGACGCAGCCGCGCTGATGCAGGCGTTCCAGGATCCGGCGATCCAGCGCTGGCATGTTCGGAGGGCTGATTCCGTGGATGAAGCGCGGGAGTGGATCGAGGGGTGGCAGAGCAGTTGGCAGGACGAGACCGGGGGCCACTGGAAGCTGGTCGACGCCGAAAGTGAGACGCTTCTGGGCAGGGTCGCTTTGAAGTCGCTGATCCTGGCAGACGGTAAGGCCGAACTCGCCTACTGGATGGTGCCATCAGCACGCGGTGGTGGGCTGTGCCCCCGCGCGGTCATGGCGCTGACACATTGGGCTCTGGGGAAGGGCGGGTTCCACCGAATAGAACTCGAGCACTCGACCGCTAATCGGGCGTCTTGCCGCGTCGCGGTCAAGGCCGGGTTCGAGGAGGAAGGCGTCCGTCGGGGGGCGTGGCTGCATGCGGACGGCTGGCATGACGTGCACCTTCACGCCCGCATTCGACAGGACTGA
- a CDS encoding ATP-grasp domain-containing protein, with protein sequence MSVAIRVALATSAMGRRWDVDLPRMVAALRERGVDAVPVAWDADDFDWSQCAAVVIRSTWGYADRWPEYLAWVDAVAAVTRIDNPAEVVRWNTDKRYLRELADRGVPVVPTRFVASGEDVVLPEGPFVVKPAVSAGARDSARYAEHHHDLAVRHITALHAAGATAMVQPYLSRIDEGERALVFLGGAFSHAMRKGPVLTDVGVVDNDRAAHPGLAPHEPSAAELDLAAAALAAVPGQDTHLYARVDMALGDDGSPVVMELELVEPNLFITHSGGHGLRRFTDLVHQRAVAG encoded by the coding sequence ATGTCCGTCGCGATCCGCGTGGCGCTGGCCACGTCGGCCATGGGGCGGCGCTGGGACGTGGACCTGCCACGGATGGTGGCGGCGCTTCGCGAGCGCGGGGTCGACGCCGTGCCGGTGGCGTGGGACGCCGATGACTTCGACTGGTCACAGTGCGCGGCGGTGGTCATCAGGTCCACGTGGGGGTACGCGGATCGGTGGCCGGAGTACCTGGCGTGGGTCGACGCGGTCGCGGCCGTGACGCGGATCGACAACCCGGCCGAGGTCGTGCGCTGGAACACCGACAAGAGGTACCTGCGGGAACTTGCCGATCGCGGGGTACCGGTCGTCCCGACCCGGTTCGTTGCCTCCGGCGAGGACGTCGTCCTCCCCGAGGGCCCCTTCGTGGTCAAGCCCGCTGTATCCGCCGGTGCCCGCGACAGCGCCCGGTACGCAGAACACCACCACGACTTGGCCGTACGGCACATCACCGCGCTCCACGCCGCCGGGGCGACCGCGATGGTGCAGCCGTACCTGTCCCGGATCGACGAGGGCGAACGGGCCCTCGTCTTCCTGGGCGGCGCGTTCAGCCACGCGATGCGCAAGGGGCCGGTCCTGACCGATGTCGGGGTGGTCGACAACGACCGGGCGGCGCATCCGGGGCTGGCGCCCCACGAACCCTCCGCCGCCGAGTTGGACCTCGCCGCCGCCGCGCTTGCGGCCGTACCCGGGCAGGACACCCACCTGTACGCGCGGGTCGATATGGCGCTCGGCGACGACGGATCACCGGTCGTGATGGAGCTGGAGCTCGTGGAACCCAACCTCTTCATCACCCACAGCGGCGGGCACGGGCTGCGGCGCTTCACGGACCTCGTACATCAACGGGCCGTGGCCGGCTGA
- a CDS encoding DUF1232 domain-containing protein: MRTEWWVVVAVAAALIATTVVLAGLLLVRLVRTRRLLRDAGIPVENKVIFWGALIYLASPVDLLPDPVLLDDIGVLLLAVRSLQAAAVSAGVARRR; the protein is encoded by the coding sequence ATGCGTACCGAATGGTGGGTGGTGGTGGCGGTCGCCGCGGCGCTGATCGCCACCACCGTGGTGCTGGCCGGCCTGCTCCTGGTCAGACTGGTGAGGACACGAAGGCTGCTCCGGGACGCCGGAATTCCCGTCGAGAACAAGGTGATCTTCTGGGGCGCCCTGATCTACCTGGCGAGCCCCGTCGACCTCCTGCCCGACCCGGTCCTCCTGGACGACATCGGCGTCCTGCTACTGGCAGTGCGCTCTCTCCAGGCCGCGGCGGTCAGCGCCGGCGTCGCCCGCCGACGCTGA
- a CDS encoding LysR substrate-binding domain-containing protein — translation MDAVQGLLRGTVTVGTMQGLWAGLHHALAALRAEHPAVVVRLRQAAVADIRQALRDGTVDLAVVALDRQQQRGLVTRLLSREEMVLVTSPRRDVTGTGGDGKVALDEVAGLPLVDFAPGWAIRHAVDRAFRAALVERDTTFEVNDIVAASELVRHDLGVCIMPESIAARFPDLTVRRLERHAPHWNVMVVRPRGEAPPVVAALLRHIT, via the coding sequence GTGGACGCCGTGCAGGGGCTGTTGCGGGGGACGGTGACGGTCGGCACGATGCAAGGCCTCTGGGCCGGCCTCCACCACGCCTTGGCCGCCTTGAGGGCGGAGCATCCCGCCGTGGTCGTCCGACTCCGGCAGGCGGCGGTGGCCGACATCCGTCAGGCGCTGCGCGACGGCACGGTGGATCTGGCTGTGGTCGCCCTCGACCGCCAGCAGCAGCGGGGGCTGGTCACCCGGCTGCTCTCCCGCGAGGAGATGGTCCTGGTGACCTCTCCCCGGCGAGACGTCACCGGAACGGGAGGGGATGGAAAGGTCGCACTCGACGAGGTGGCCGGGCTGCCCCTGGTGGACTTCGCCCCCGGCTGGGCGATCCGCCATGCGGTCGACCGCGCGTTCCGTGCCGCCCTCGTCGAGCGCGACACGACCTTCGAGGTCAACGACATCGTCGCGGCGTCCGAACTCGTCCGCCACGATCTGGGCGTCTGCATCATGCCCGAGTCGATCGCCGCGCGCTTCCCCGACCTGACCGTGCGTCGGCTCGAACGCCACGCGCCGCACTGGAACGTCATGGTCGTACGGCCCCGGGGCGAAGCGCCCCCGGTAGTCGCCGCTCTGCTGCGCCACATCACCTGA
- a CDS encoding MFS transporter, translating into MVLAPETVERPEPRPRYRPQRVSVPDRARPAFFAAAGAALLIFAVFGLFTSLTPVVLKDLHVASPTVTGLAAFLVFGSAALAQILLARLSTRTHLIAGLGFLAVGMAVLTTAVWTADLPLFLVGGVVSGAAAGTAFKGSVSTVLSLAVPERRGETLTGLFLAAYLGLSVPVLGLGLAAQTVPVRDAVLVFAGLVAVLAVLLARRFARR; encoded by the coding sequence GTGGTCCTGGCTCCGGAAACCGTCGAGCGGCCCGAGCCCCGGCCGCGGTACCGCCCCCAGCGCGTCAGCGTTCCCGACCGGGCCCGTCCCGCGTTCTTCGCCGCGGCCGGCGCGGCTCTGCTCATCTTCGCGGTCTTCGGCCTCTTCACCTCGCTGACGCCGGTCGTGCTCAAGGACCTGCACGTTGCTTCCCCCACCGTCACCGGACTCGCGGCCTTCCTGGTCTTCGGCTCGGCGGCGCTGGCGCAGATCCTGCTCGCCCGCCTGAGCACCCGCACCCACCTGATCGCGGGACTGGGGTTCCTCGCGGTCGGCATGGCCGTACTGACCACCGCGGTCTGGACTGCCGACCTCCCGTTGTTCCTCGTCGGTGGCGTGGTCTCCGGCGCGGCTGCCGGTACGGCCTTCAAGGGCAGCGTCAGTACGGTGCTGTCGCTGGCTGTGCCCGAGAGGCGCGGAGAGACTCTCACCGGGCTGTTCCTCGCCGCCTATCTGGGGCTGTCCGTCCCGGTTCTGGGGCTGGGACTGGCCGCGCAGACGGTGCCGGTCCGCGACGCCGTGCTGGTCTTCGCCGGCCTCGTCGCCGTCCTGGCGGTCCTCCTGGCGCGCCGGTTCGCCCGGCGATGA